Genomic window (Streptomyces sp. LX-29):
GGGGATCGAGCCGGTGTCGGCCAGTCGGACGGAGCCGCCGACCGGGTCCCCGCCGTTCTGCCGGACCGCGACGACGGTCGCCAGCGCGGCCGCGGCGAGGGCCGGCAGCACGGCGAGCGGTCGGACGAAGCCGGGGGCGCGCCGGCCCAGGAGCAGGCCCGCGACGGCACCGAGGAAGGGCAGCAGCGGGACGAGGGCGGCGGTGGTCGTGATCGTCACGCGGCGGCCTCTGCCTTCTTCTCCGCGGGCTCCCCCGCCTCGGGCAGCCCGGTCCCGGGTCGCTCCGCGAGGTCGGTGAGCCTGTCGACGTCGGACGTGCCGCGGTTGCGGTAGACCAGCAGCACGATGGCCAGTCCGATGCCGATCTCGGCGGCGGCGATGGCGATGGTGAAGAGGGTGAGCGCCTGGCCCGCGTGCAGCGTGTCGCGGAGCCAGACGTCGAAGGCGACGAGGTTGAGGTTGACGGCGTTGAGCATCAGCTCGACCGACATCAGCACCAGGATGGCGTTGCGCCGGGCCAGGACGCCGTAGAGCCCGGTGCAGAACAGCAGGACCGCCAGGACGGCGGGGTAGGCGAGGTGCATCAGCGCGTCGTCTCCTTACCGTGCTGAGTCTCCCGGCGGCTCTCCCCGATCTTGGCGTTCCCGGCGTTGCCGCCCGTGCCGCCGTTCTCGCCGTTGCCGCTGTTCTCGCCGTTCTTGCGGGACAGGACGATGGCGCCGATCAGCGCGGCGAGGAGGAGGACGGACAGCGCCTCGAAGGG
Coding sequences:
- the nuoK gene encoding NADH-quinone oxidoreductase subunit NuoK yields the protein MHLAYPAVLAVLLFCTGLYGVLARRNAILVLMSVELMLNAVNLNLVAFDVWLRDTLHAGQALTLFTIAIAAAEIGIGLAIVLLVYRNRGTSDVDRLTDLAERPGTGLPEAGEPAEKKAEAAA